In Harpia harpyja isolate bHarHar1 chromosome 18, bHarHar1 primary haplotype, whole genome shotgun sequence, a single genomic region encodes these proteins:
- the FATE1 gene encoding fetal and adult testis-expressed transcript protein isoform X2 produces the protein MWPFWGLDLNRVRCDLLFTEAINQRMQVPNRLKVADSFSPVDEEPVTEDVPPSFRMHIPDRISLAEISDASLRPIPLNQQRKVPSVVVHMSPDSSAQPTHLGELPFLHVASRSSSQKRKRSGHHSSRSRREKTPSDCTQLALRSPGQHHERSQEAGLGPESALEEAGVAEMAAMRKQLTKISGRLRVLEEQCNAWRQKEALVYSVLISACLINTWLWLRR, from the exons ATGTGGCCGTTTTGGGGACTGGACCTGAACCGAGTCCGCTGTGACCTGCTCTTCACAGAAGCCATCAATCAAAGGATGCAGGTTCCCAACAGGCTGAAGGTAGCAGATAGCTTCAGCCCTGTGGATGAGGAGCCAGTGACAGAGGATGTCCCTCCTTCCTTTCGGATGCACATCCCTGATAGGATTTCTCTTGCAG AAATATCAGATGCCAGTTTGAGGCCCATCCCACTGAACCAGCAGAGGAAGGTCCCCTCTGTCGTGGTGCACATGTCCCCGGACTCCTCTGCGCAGCCCACCCACCTCGGGGAGCTCCCTTTTCTGCACGTAGCCAGCAGATCAAGCTCCCAGAAACGCAAAAGATCG GGCCATCACAGCAGCAGGTCGCGGCGGGAGAAGACTCCAAGTGACTGTACCCAGCTGGCCTTGCGCAGCCCAGGCCAGCACCATGAGCG ctcccaggaGGCTGGCCTAGGCCCAGAGAGCGCCTTGGAGGAGGCTGGGGTGGCTGAGATGGCGGCAATGAGGAAGCAG TTGACGAAGATCTCGGGGAGGCTCCGCGTGCTGGAGGAGCAGTGCAACGCCTGGCGTCAGAAGGAGGCCCTGGTCTACTCCGTGCTGATCTCTGCCTGCCTCATCAACACGTGGCTCTGGCTGAGGAGATGA
- the FATE1 gene encoding fetal and adult testis-expressed transcript protein isoform X1 has product MWPFWGLDLNRVRCDLLFTEAINQRMQVPNRLKVADSFSPVDEEPVTEDVPPSFRMHIPDRISLAEISDASLRPIPLNQQRKVPSVVVHMSPDSSAQPTHLGELPFLHVASRSSSQKRKRSGHHSSRSRREKTPSDCTQLALRSPGQHHERPDACPPPARSAPLPLLTETGRIYSMQNIFQTMYLLGQVLFHRVQDSRQDPVPSSSQEAGLGPESALEEAGVAEMAAMRKQLTKISGRLRVLEEQCNAWRQKEALVYSVLISACLINTWLWLRR; this is encoded by the exons ATGTGGCCGTTTTGGGGACTGGACCTGAACCGAGTCCGCTGTGACCTGCTCTTCACAGAAGCCATCAATCAAAGGATGCAGGTTCCCAACAGGCTGAAGGTAGCAGATAGCTTCAGCCCTGTGGATGAGGAGCCAGTGACAGAGGATGTCCCTCCTTCCTTTCGGATGCACATCCCTGATAGGATTTCTCTTGCAG AAATATCAGATGCCAGTTTGAGGCCCATCCCACTGAACCAGCAGAGGAAGGTCCCCTCTGTCGTGGTGCACATGTCCCCGGACTCCTCTGCGCAGCCCACCCACCTCGGGGAGCTCCCTTTTCTGCACGTAGCCAGCAGATCAAGCTCCCAGAAACGCAAAAGATCG GGCCATCACAGCAGCAGGTCGCGGCGGGAGAAGACTCCAAGTGACTGTACCCAGCTGGCCTTGCGCAGCCCAGGCCAGCACCATGAGCG GCCGGACGCGTGCCCCCCGCCTGCGCGCAGTGCCCCACTCCCACTCCTCACAGAGACGGGCAGGATCTACTCCATGCAGAACATCTTCCAGACCATGTACCTCCTGGGCCAGGTGCTCTTCCACCGTGTCCAGGACTCTCGGCAAGACCCAGTGCCGTCCAG ctcccaggaGGCTGGCCTAGGCCCAGAGAGCGCCTTGGAGGAGGCTGGGGTGGCTGAGATGGCGGCAATGAGGAAGCAG TTGACGAAGATCTCGGGGAGGCTCCGCGTGCTGGAGGAGCAGTGCAACGCCTGGCGTCAGAAGGAGGCCCTGGTCTACTCCGTGCTGATCTCTGCCTGCCTCATCAACACGTGGCTCTGGCTGAGGAGATGA